A genomic window from Elaeis guineensis isolate ETL-2024a chromosome 3, EG11, whole genome shotgun sequence includes:
- the LOC105040764 gene encoding protein PAM71, chloroplastic isoform X4 has product MALVTVLARLSKKQFWPEESPGSAPQPTVRERIARGVELPLRPEMRALTLTLTLAPCEGSFMVNSRPFCTTNGIKALLFPPSSPLSQKKRKRCSWNVLRHVRQWIQYGYIDEKSWRHQGEQLSLNLHDTELQCPENYSSKTTLELIDTKHKHCSVDKSLEDISNPNSTCTYDSAEHNKLPFCDICKGVKFAIPIGLLNFLVCQQALADTELPGVQPMTYIGDLGDISTGFASAFLLIFFSELGDKTFFIAALLAARSSGAVVFTGTFGALAAMSVVSVVLGRTFHYVDGILPFRFGETDFPIDDFAAFCLLVYFGVTTLLEAASDDEQKIKEEQEELAVVGGSLMGTFLSEKVIAYIGGTLFLVFAMVTLVEIVS; this is encoded by the exons ATGGCCCTTGTAACAGTTCTGGCCCGCTTATCAAAAAAACAGTTCTGGCCGGAAGAAAGTCCCGGCTCTGCTCCTCAGCCAACGGTCCGAGAGAGGATAGCAAGAGGCGTGGAGCTCCCTCTTCGTCCCGAGATGCgagccctaaccctaaccctaaccctagcccCTTGTGAGGGCTCGTTCATGGTAAATTCCCGGCCTTTCTGCACAACGAACGGGATCAAAGCTCTGTTATttcctccctcttctcccttgtcccagaaaaaaagaaagagatgttCTTGGAACGTCCTCAG ACATGTAAGGCAATGGATTCAATATGGATATATAGATGAGAAATCATGGAGGCATCAAGGGGAACAACTTTCATTGAATCTACATGACACA GAACTTCAATGCCCTGAAAACTATAGCAGCAAGACAACTTTGGAATTGATAGATACTAAGCATAAACACTGTTCAGTGGATAAATCCCTTGAAGATATCAGCAACCCAAACAGTACCTGCACATATGACTCTGCCGAGCACAATAAACTTCCATTCTGTGATATTTGCAAAGGAGTTAAATTTGCAATTCCCATTGGGTTGCTCAACTTTCTAGTCTGTCAGCAGGCACTTGCGGATACAGAACTGCCTGGAGTGCAGCCCATGACTTACATAGGGGATCTGGGTGATATTAGTACAGGTTTTGCTTCG GCCTTTTTGCTGATCTTTTTCTCTGAATTGGGAGATAAAACTTTTTTTATTGCT GCACTATTAGCAGCTAGAAGTTCTGGAGCGGTTGTTTTCACTGGCACGTTTGGAGCACTTGC GGCAATGTCTGTTGTGTCTGTTGTTCTTGGCCGCACATTTCACTATGTTGATGGTATCCTTCCATTTAG GTTTGGTGAGACAGATTTCCCCATTGATGATTTTGCAGCATTCTGTCTCTTG GTTTATTTTGGTGTTACTACATTGCTTGAAGCTGCTTCAGATGATGAACAAAAAATTAAGGAAgaacaagaagag CTTGCAGTTGTGGGGGGCTCTTTAATGGGGACGTTTCTCTCCGAGAAG GTTATTGCATACATTGGAGGAACACTCTTCCTAGTGTTTGCTATGGTAACACTAGTTGAGATAGTGAGTTAG
- the LOC105040764 gene encoding GDT1-like protein 1, chloroplastic isoform X1, whose amino-acid sequence MALVTVLARLSKKQFWPEESPGSAPQPTVRERIARGVELPLRPEMRALTLTLTLAPCEGSFMVNSRPFCTTNGIKALLFPPSSPLSQKKRKRCSWNVLRHVRQWIQYGYIDEKSWRHQGEQLSLNLHDTELQCPENYSSKTTLELIDTKHKHCSVDKSLEDISNPNSTCTYDSAEHNKLPFCDICKGVKFAIPIGLLNFLVCQQALADTELPGVQPMTYIGDLGDISTGFASAFLLIFFSELGDKTFFIAALLAARSSGAVVFTGTFGALAAMSVVSVVLGRTFHYVDGILPFRFGETDFPIDDFAAFCLLVYFGVTTLLEAASDDEQKIKEEQEEAEIAISELSGNGAGIIAAANTAISTFLLVFVAEWGDKSFFSTIALAAASSPLGVIGGALAGHALATLLAVVGGSLMGTFLSEKVIAYIGGTLFLVFAMVTLVEIVS is encoded by the exons ATGGCCCTTGTAACAGTTCTGGCCCGCTTATCAAAAAAACAGTTCTGGCCGGAAGAAAGTCCCGGCTCTGCTCCTCAGCCAACGGTCCGAGAGAGGATAGCAAGAGGCGTGGAGCTCCCTCTTCGTCCCGAGATGCgagccctaaccctaaccctaaccctagcccCTTGTGAGGGCTCGTTCATGGTAAATTCCCGGCCTTTCTGCACAACGAACGGGATCAAAGCTCTGTTATttcctccctcttctcccttgtcccagaaaaaaagaaagagatgttCTTGGAACGTCCTCAG ACATGTAAGGCAATGGATTCAATATGGATATATAGATGAGAAATCATGGAGGCATCAAGGGGAACAACTTTCATTGAATCTACATGACACA GAACTTCAATGCCCTGAAAACTATAGCAGCAAGACAACTTTGGAATTGATAGATACTAAGCATAAACACTGTTCAGTGGATAAATCCCTTGAAGATATCAGCAACCCAAACAGTACCTGCACATATGACTCTGCCGAGCACAATAAACTTCCATTCTGTGATATTTGCAAAGGAGTTAAATTTGCAATTCCCATTGGGTTGCTCAACTTTCTAGTCTGTCAGCAGGCACTTGCGGATACAGAACTGCCTGGAGTGCAGCCCATGACTTACATAGGGGATCTGGGTGATATTAGTACAGGTTTTGCTTCG GCCTTTTTGCTGATCTTTTTCTCTGAATTGGGAGATAAAACTTTTTTTATTGCT GCACTATTAGCAGCTAGAAGTTCTGGAGCGGTTGTTTTCACTGGCACGTTTGGAGCACTTGC GGCAATGTCTGTTGTGTCTGTTGTTCTTGGCCGCACATTTCACTATGTTGATGGTATCCTTCCATTTAG GTTTGGTGAGACAGATTTCCCCATTGATGATTTTGCAGCATTCTGTCTCTTG GTTTATTTTGGTGTTACTACATTGCTTGAAGCTGCTTCAGATGATGAACAAAAAATTAAGGAAgaacaagaagag GCAGAGATAGCAATTTCAGAGTTATCAGGAAATGGTGCAGGAATAATAGCTGCTGCCAATACAGCGATCAGCACTTTTCTTCTGGTTTTTGTTGCTGAATGGGGTGATAAATCCTTTTTCTCCACGATAG CGCTTGCTGCAGCTTCTTCACCTCTTGGTGTCATTGGTGGAGCACTAGCTGGTCATGCTCTTGCAACTCTG CTTGCAGTTGTGGGGGGCTCTTTAATGGGGACGTTTCTCTCCGAGAAG GTTATTGCATACATTGGAGGAACACTCTTCCTAGTGTTTGCTATGGTAACACTAGTTGAGATAGTGAGTTAG
- the LOC105040764 gene encoding GDT1-like protein 1, chloroplastic isoform X3 produces the protein MALVTVLARLSKKQFWPEESPGSAPQPTVRERIARGVELPLRPEMRALTLTLTLAPCEGSFMVNSRPFCTTNGIKALLFPPSSPLSQKKRKRCSWNVLRHVRQWIQYGYIDEKSWRHQGEQLSLNLHDTELQCPENYSSKTTLELIDTKHKHCSVDKSLEDISNPNSTCTYDSAEHNKLPFCDICKGVKFAIPIGLLNFLVCQQALADTELPGVQPMTYIGDLGDISTGFASALLAARSSGAVVFTGTFGALAAMSVVSVVLGRTFHYVDGILPFRFGETDFPIDDFAAFCLLVYFGVTTLLEAASDDEQKIKEEQEEAEIAISELSGNGAGIIAAANTAISTFLLVFVAEWGDKSFFSTIALAAASSPLGVIGGALAGHALATLLAVVGGSLMGTFLSEKVIAYIGGTLFLVFAMVTLVEIVS, from the exons ATGGCCCTTGTAACAGTTCTGGCCCGCTTATCAAAAAAACAGTTCTGGCCGGAAGAAAGTCCCGGCTCTGCTCCTCAGCCAACGGTCCGAGAGAGGATAGCAAGAGGCGTGGAGCTCCCTCTTCGTCCCGAGATGCgagccctaaccctaaccctaaccctagcccCTTGTGAGGGCTCGTTCATGGTAAATTCCCGGCCTTTCTGCACAACGAACGGGATCAAAGCTCTGTTATttcctccctcttctcccttgtcccagaaaaaaagaaagagatgttCTTGGAACGTCCTCAG ACATGTAAGGCAATGGATTCAATATGGATATATAGATGAGAAATCATGGAGGCATCAAGGGGAACAACTTTCATTGAATCTACATGACACA GAACTTCAATGCCCTGAAAACTATAGCAGCAAGACAACTTTGGAATTGATAGATACTAAGCATAAACACTGTTCAGTGGATAAATCCCTTGAAGATATCAGCAACCCAAACAGTACCTGCACATATGACTCTGCCGAGCACAATAAACTTCCATTCTGTGATATTTGCAAAGGAGTTAAATTTGCAATTCCCATTGGGTTGCTCAACTTTCTAGTCTGTCAGCAGGCACTTGCGGATACAGAACTGCCTGGAGTGCAGCCCATGACTTACATAGGGGATCTGGGTGATATTAGTACAGGTTTTGCTTCG GCACTATTAGCAGCTAGAAGTTCTGGAGCGGTTGTTTTCACTGGCACGTTTGGAGCACTTGC GGCAATGTCTGTTGTGTCTGTTGTTCTTGGCCGCACATTTCACTATGTTGATGGTATCCTTCCATTTAG GTTTGGTGAGACAGATTTCCCCATTGATGATTTTGCAGCATTCTGTCTCTTG GTTTATTTTGGTGTTACTACATTGCTTGAAGCTGCTTCAGATGATGAACAAAAAATTAAGGAAgaacaagaagag GCAGAGATAGCAATTTCAGAGTTATCAGGAAATGGTGCAGGAATAATAGCTGCTGCCAATACAGCGATCAGCACTTTTCTTCTGGTTTTTGTTGCTGAATGGGGTGATAAATCCTTTTTCTCCACGATAG CGCTTGCTGCAGCTTCTTCACCTCTTGGTGTCATTGGTGGAGCACTAGCTGGTCATGCTCTTGCAACTCTG CTTGCAGTTGTGGGGGGCTCTTTAATGGGGACGTTTCTCTCCGAGAAG GTTATTGCATACATTGGAGGAACACTCTTCCTAGTGTTTGCTATGGTAACACTAGTTGAGATAGTGAGTTAG
- the LOC105040764 gene encoding GDT1-like protein 1, chloroplastic isoform X2, translating into MALVTVLARLSKKQFWPEESPGSAPQPTVRERIARGVELPLRPEMRALTLTLTLAPCEGSFMVNSRPFCTTNGIKALLFPPSSPLSQKKRKRCSWNVLRHVRQWIQYGYIDEKSWRHQGEQLSLNLHDTELQCPENYSSKTTLELIDTKHKHCSVDKSLEDISNPNSTCTYDSAEHNKLPFCDICKGVKFAIPIGLLNFLVCQQALADTELPGVQPMTYIGDLGDISTGRNYGFDSLSDGPLIHYLCFSLALLAARSSGAVVFTGTFGALAAMSVVSVVLGRTFHYVDGILPFRFGETDFPIDDFAAFCLLVYFGVTTLLEAASDDEQKIKEEQEEAEIAISELSGNGAGIIAAANTAISTFLLVFVAEWGDKSFFSTIALAAASSPLGVIGGALAGHALATLLAVVGGSLMGTFLSEKVIAYIGGTLFLVFAMVTLVEIVS; encoded by the exons ATGGCCCTTGTAACAGTTCTGGCCCGCTTATCAAAAAAACAGTTCTGGCCGGAAGAAAGTCCCGGCTCTGCTCCTCAGCCAACGGTCCGAGAGAGGATAGCAAGAGGCGTGGAGCTCCCTCTTCGTCCCGAGATGCgagccctaaccctaaccctaaccctagcccCTTGTGAGGGCTCGTTCATGGTAAATTCCCGGCCTTTCTGCACAACGAACGGGATCAAAGCTCTGTTATttcctccctcttctcccttgtcccagaaaaaaagaaagagatgttCTTGGAACGTCCTCAG ACATGTAAGGCAATGGATTCAATATGGATATATAGATGAGAAATCATGGAGGCATCAAGGGGAACAACTTTCATTGAATCTACATGACACA GAACTTCAATGCCCTGAAAACTATAGCAGCAAGACAACTTTGGAATTGATAGATACTAAGCATAAACACTGTTCAGTGGATAAATCCCTTGAAGATATCAGCAACCCAAACAGTACCTGCACATATGACTCTGCCGAGCACAATAAACTTCCATTCTGTGATATTTGCAAAGGAGTTAAATTTGCAATTCCCATTGGGTTGCTCAACTTTCTAGTCTGTCAGCAGGCACTTGCGGATACAGAACTGCCTGGAGTGCAGCCCATGACTTACATAGGGGATCTGGGTGATATTAGTACAG GTAGGAACTATGGTTTTGACTCACTGTCTGATGGGCCTCTCATCCATTATCTCTGCTTCTCATTG GCACTATTAGCAGCTAGAAGTTCTGGAGCGGTTGTTTTCACTGGCACGTTTGGAGCACTTGC GGCAATGTCTGTTGTGTCTGTTGTTCTTGGCCGCACATTTCACTATGTTGATGGTATCCTTCCATTTAG GTTTGGTGAGACAGATTTCCCCATTGATGATTTTGCAGCATTCTGTCTCTTG GTTTATTTTGGTGTTACTACATTGCTTGAAGCTGCTTCAGATGATGAACAAAAAATTAAGGAAgaacaagaagag GCAGAGATAGCAATTTCAGAGTTATCAGGAAATGGTGCAGGAATAATAGCTGCTGCCAATACAGCGATCAGCACTTTTCTTCTGGTTTTTGTTGCTGAATGGGGTGATAAATCCTTTTTCTCCACGATAG CGCTTGCTGCAGCTTCTTCACCTCTTGGTGTCATTGGTGGAGCACTAGCTGGTCATGCTCTTGCAACTCTG CTTGCAGTTGTGGGGGGCTCTTTAATGGGGACGTTTCTCTCCGAGAAG GTTATTGCATACATTGGAGGAACACTCTTCCTAGTGTTTGCTATGGTAACACTAGTTGAGATAGTGAGTTAG